One genomic region from Quercus robur chromosome 4, dhQueRobu3.1, whole genome shotgun sequence encodes:
- the LOC126722361 gene encoding uncharacterized protein LOC126722361 has product MATPSTKRSKSWFTHFQFKDGEDSTTEVRNVLLIVATLIAAVTFQAGINPPGGVWQDDDHGHTPGSAIYASRKQAYYVFLVFNTVALSTSVLVIMSLTYRFPFHLEILIATASMLVTYGSAIFAVTPHESYRFKYVLTAAALPFLLRGLIRMFDMCKSKIYKCSENF; this is encoded by the coding sequence ATGGCTACTCCTTCAACTAAAAGGAGCAAGAGCTGGTTTACACACTTCCAATTTAAGGATGGCGAGGACTCGACTACCGAAGTTCGAAACGTTCTCTTAATAGTTGCTACATTGATTGCTGCAGTGACCTTTCAAGCTGGGATTAACCCTCCCGGCGGGGTTTGGCAAGATGATGACCATGGACACACACCAGGAAGTGCCATTTATGCCTCTAGAAAACAAGCATACTATGTTTTCTTGGTTTTTAACACTGTGGCACTTTCCACGTCGGTTCTGGTCATTATGTCTCTCACATATAGATTCCCTTTCCATTTAGAAATATTGATTGCCACAGCTTCAATGCTTGTGACTTATGGATCTGCCATATTTGCTGTCACTCCTCATGAATCTTATAGATTTAAGTACGTCCTGACTGCTGCTGCTTTGCCTTTTCTGCTACGAGGTTTGATTCGAATGTTCGACATGTGTAAAAGTAAGATTTACAAATGTTCAGAAAACTTCTAG